AAACAATTTGAATTGGTAAATAAACAAATAATAATGATAGATAAATAAAGTTTCCACTTTGAATCATTTCTCATGGTTTTTCAATTAATGAGATTTGACCAATTGTTGCAATTTTTAAATCACGAGTTGCTTTAACAACGGTAAACATCGCAATTAAGAATGGAATTGATAAGAACGAAGCTCCAATTGTCGATAATGGGGAAACCCCTTCCTTCCGATAAAGCTGCATCATTTCCATTTGCTGTTTTTGCTTTGCCGCGGGATCATTTGAATTTTTATATTTCGCCTGAATCTCGGCTTGTTTAATTTGCATTAACTGCATTTTATCTTGGTTTTTTTGCGCTTTTCAACTAAACATCAAGGTAATTAAACGAACTAACAATGATGTTAAGAAAATAGCTCCAATAATTCCAGCTCCATTTGCTAAACCACCAAATCCATTAATTAAGTTAACCATTAATCAGGCAATTGGGAAAACGAAGAAGCCATAGAAAGGTGAAGCTGTTTTTGTAAAGGCTTCTGCTCATGTTCTAATCCCTAAGTAACCATATTCATATAATTGGCCATTAACAACATGGAAGAAATGCTCTTTCCCAATATTAGCTCCTAAACCAACTAAGATTTCAAAGAAAACCCCTGGTTTATAAACATTTTGGCCAGTAGCATCCATAATTGTTCAATAATTATATTTTGGAACCATCATCATTCCACAGCCTCATAGCATTGAAATTAGTAAAAAAAGATATAAAACAATTTTAATTCATTTTCATGCTAATGAATACCATGGTTTTCGAACTCTTTTGCCATCTGTAAATATATAATCACGATAGTTCATATGTTTGCTCCTTTTCTACTAAATACTATTTTTTAAGATTTTTTAATAAAACTTCTTTATTTATAAAGTAACTATTTTTAAAATAA
The Spiroplasma chrysopicola DF-1 genome window above contains:
- the yidC gene encoding membrane protein insertase YidC: MNYRDYIFTDGKRVRKPWYSLAWKWIKIVLYLFLLISMLWGCGMMMVPKYNYWTIMDATGQNVYKPGVFFEILVGLGANIGKEHFFHVVNGQLYEYGYLGIRTWAEAFTKTASPFYGFFVFPIAWLMVNLINGFGGLANGAGIIGAIFLTSLLVRLITLMFSWKAQKNQDKMQLMQIKQAEIQAKYKNSNDPAAKQKQQMEMMQLYRKEGVSPLSTIGASFLSIPFLIAMFTVVKATRDLKIATIGQISLIEKPWEMIQSGNFIYLSLLFVYLPIQIVSMILPTILNLRKTKVISKEQKKARKRQFIMQGVMIIVFFVVTITIAAGVTIYWIFSAFIQILQTLAFHFIRIHRKTKKRDSSTSSKFKQMFSKKVKLQTPDGIIIPTNVTKTKQVKQVKKVNKATYQPVKKKTKFSLGQDKKKKKDNE